The following proteins come from a genomic window of Lolium rigidum isolate FL_2022 chromosome 5, APGP_CSIRO_Lrig_0.1, whole genome shotgun sequence:
- the LOC124653160 gene encoding dehydration-responsive element-binding protein 1A-like, producing MCQIKKEMSGESGSPCSGEYHSPSTSSEQKQQTVWTKRPAGRTKFRETRHPVYRGVRRRGNAGRWVCEVRVPGRRGSRLWVGTFDTAEIAARAHDAAMLAIAAGDACLNFADSAELLAMPASSYRSLDEVRHAVTEAVEEFERRQALGEEDAMSDTESSTPSSPLTDDEDSSSPFELDVLSDMGWDLYYASLAQGMLMSSPFLAASAALGDYGEANLADVPLWSYLS from the coding sequence ATGTGTCAAATCAAGAAGGAGATGAGCGGGGAGTCGGGCTCGCCGTGCAGCGGGGAGTACCACTCGCCCTCGACCTCGTCGGAGCAGAAGCAGCAGACGGTGTGGACGAAGCGGCCAGCTGGGCGGACCAAGTTCAGGGAGACGCGGCACCCGGTATACCGCGGCGTGCGGCGCAGGGGCAATGCCGggcggtgggtgtgcgaggtgcgCGTCCCCGGCAGGCGCGGGAGCAGGCTGTGGgtcggcaccttcgacaccgcCGAGATCGCGGCCCGCGCGCACGACGCCGCCATGCTCGCTATCGCCGCTGGTGACGCCTGCCTCAACTTCGCCGACTCTGCCGAGCTGCTCGCCATGCCGGCATCCTCCTACCGCAGCCTCGACGAGGTGCGCCACGCCGTGACCGAGGCCGTCGAGGAATTCGAGCGGCGGCAGGCACTGGGCGAGGAGGACGCCATGTCAGACACTGAGTCGTCGACGCCCTcctccccgctcaccgacgacgaggacTCGTCCTCGCCGTTCGAGCTGGACGTCCTGAGCGACATGGGCTGGGACCTGTACTACGCGAGCTTGGCACAGGGCATGCTCATGTCGTCTCCATTTCTGGCTGCGTCTGCGGCGCTCGGCGATTACGGCGAGGCCAACCTCGCCGATGTGCCACTCTGGAGCTACCTGAGCTAG